A genome region from Tolypothrix sp. PCC 7712 includes the following:
- a CDS encoding Lin0512 family protein — protein sequence MAKKRFIIEMGMGVDQHGQEPTVAAARAVRNAIAHNALPGVWEVAGLNDPNEMIVEVQVAVPYPEQVRQEEVLAVLPFGRKTLTVEAGGMVVQGRAIASLNDKNDEMLIAVAAVHVLIETE from the coding sequence GTGGCTAAAAAACGCTTTATTATTGAGATGGGCATGGGAGTTGACCAACATGGACAAGAACCCACAGTAGCAGCAGCCAGGGCGGTAAGAAATGCGATCGCACATAATGCGTTACCTGGTGTTTGGGAAGTTGCTGGTTTAAATGACCCCAATGAGATGATTGTGGAAGTTCAAGTAGCAGTACCATACCCAGAACAGGTAAGACAAGAGGAAGTATTAGCAGTATTACCATTTGGGCGTAAAACTCTCACCGTTGAAGCTGGGGGGATGGTAGTTCAAGGGCGCGCAATTGCTTCTCTCAACGATAAAAATGACGAGATGTTAATAGCTGTGGCGGCTGTTCATGTGTTGATTGAAACTGAATAA
- a CDS encoding DUF3598 family protein, translating to MNAQERNWSTLFGNHTQEGISWYGTWTSYSFNKEVVNSLKCVRSFRANEDNTIIYHTNSYTYADGREEEKTWQIDQQTCNQDDGIIHPALPSMRVLGITPEIYGFVGKKFEPGTRFGMELFFINKDWRTSVVVMCGENSAIERFTQIREYLGSFPVKLPDAEVTNIDGKWIGEKQYINADLTVSDVESIENLTLVPLKDENIYQKVFLPDGIVINTPKILQSGQEFSIIAGKFVSPSEFKRLTAQYDSAGNFQRLTSEIFYRQ from the coding sequence ATGAATGCACAAGAGCGAAACTGGTCAACTTTGTTTGGTAATCATACTCAAGAAGGTATTAGCTGGTATGGAACATGGACTAGTTATTCTTTCAATAAAGAAGTGGTTAATTCTTTAAAATGTGTAAGAAGTTTTCGGGCTAACGAAGATAACACAATTATTTATCACACTAACAGTTACACCTATGCCGATGGCAGAGAAGAAGAAAAAACCTGGCAAATTGATCAGCAAACTTGTAATCAAGATGATGGCATTATTCATCCTGCATTACCTTCTATGAGAGTACTAGGAATTACTCCTGAAATTTATGGTTTTGTAGGCAAAAAATTTGAGCCAGGTACAAGATTTGGCATGGAGTTATTCTTTATAAATAAAGATTGGCGAACTAGTGTAGTAGTGATGTGTGGAGAAAATAGTGCTATAGAAAGATTTACTCAGATTCGTGAATATTTAGGTAGCTTCCCTGTAAAATTACCTGATGCAGAAGTAACTAACATCGATGGTAAATGGATAGGAGAAAAACAATATATCAATGCTGATTTAACTGTTTCAGATGTGGAATCTATTGAAAATCTAACTTTGGTTCCACTGAAAGACGAGAATATATATCAAAAAGTATTTTTACCTGATGGCATAGTGATTAATACACCTAAAATTTTGCAATCTGGTCAAGAATTTAGCATTATAGCTGGTAAGTTTGTCTCTCCAAGTGAATTTAAACGACTAACTGCACAATATGATAGTGCAGGTAATTTCCAGCGCTTAACTTCAGAAATATTTTATCGGCAATAA
- a CDS encoding nuclear transport factor 2 family protein, with product MSNATIETVVAAYFANMASMNPEGWVENFAEDALSYDPVGEAPAKVHEGFRQFIGQLQAVFTKLEATTEHIFVSGNEAAVKWTMQGISKSGKSVTFAGITIIEINTAGKIQTTRAYWNPAAMIAQLRS from the coding sequence ATGTCAAATGCAACCATTGAAACCGTAGTTGCTGCTTACTTTGCTAATATGGCTAGTATGAACCCTGAAGGCTGGGTAGAAAACTTTGCTGAAGATGCATTAAGCTACGATCCAGTAGGAGAAGCACCAGCAAAAGTGCATGAAGGATTCCGTCAGTTTATTGGGCAATTGCAAGCCGTTTTTACCAAACTAGAAGCCACTACTGAGCATATTTTTGTAAGTGGGAATGAAGCAGCAGTAAAGTGGACAATGCAAGGAATTAGCAAAAGTGGTAAATCAGTAACTTTTGCCGGAATTACTATTATTGAAATTAACACCGCCGGTAAAATTCAAACTACTCGCGCTTACTGGAATCCAGCCGCAATGATAGCACAACTGCGTTCTTAA
- a CDS encoding AbrB family transcriptional regulator produces the protein MNHSFSVAPIGEESTAANPIDAQQHLFVKQLAVLILEMLLALPLGFSLARLNIGGIVWIFGGIAAGAIVLQVCRIFFQYYPKPNRTARKAGMALVGLTVGASSSHSDLAGVASGMPIFILLTVFLLVCGICIGYIYSRLSKTNLLTAMLATVPGGVGIMAAIAADYNKNVTLVALVQALRVTSVVFLIPLIARTTFSSSWNQQAISMQSNLLNFEPSQLGLLLLALGVTALVVYLAIFLKIPAGDFFGALLMGIAFNPLLNLLPIASGMHFTAPPLINLVGQMLLGITIGEYWGDKPSFNPKTIGYAVMSVAMTLIAGAIAAMLAMQLTAWDWLTCLLVTAPGGSAEMILVALVLNHNVEVVTAGHLVRLIAINSSLPLWLFLFRRLKSQSS, from the coding sequence ATGAATCATAGCTTTAGTGTTGCTCCTATTGGTGAGGAATCAACTGCTGCAAATCCTATTGATGCTCAACAACATCTCTTTGTCAAGCAGTTAGCTGTCTTGATTTTAGAAATGCTGCTGGCGTTACCTTTAGGTTTCAGCCTCGCTAGGTTGAATATTGGGGGAATAGTTTGGATATTTGGGGGTATTGCGGCTGGCGCTATAGTTTTGCAGGTTTGTCGCATTTTTTTTCAATATTATCCCAAACCAAACCGGACTGCGAGAAAAGCTGGTATGGCGCTTGTGGGGCTAACAGTGGGTGCTTCTAGTAGTCATAGTGATTTAGCTGGTGTTGCGTCTGGGATGCCGATATTTATTTTATTAACAGTTTTTCTGTTAGTTTGTGGCATCTGTATTGGCTATATTTATTCACGCCTCAGTAAAACTAATTTGTTAACAGCAATGCTGGCGACAGTTCCCGGTGGGGTGGGAATTATGGCTGCGATCGCAGCCGATTATAATAAAAATGTCACCTTAGTGGCGCTAGTTCAAGCCTTGCGGGTAACAAGCGTAGTTTTTCTGATTCCTTTGATTGCGAGAACCACATTTAGCAGTTCTTGGAATCAACAAGCTATTTCCATGCAAAGCAATTTACTCAATTTTGAGCCATCTCAATTAGGATTACTTTTATTAGCGCTGGGGGTAACCGCCTTAGTAGTTTATCTGGCGATATTCTTGAAGATTCCCGCAGGTGATTTTTTTGGTGCTTTGCTGATGGGGATAGCCTTTAACCCATTGCTAAATTTACTACCTATCGCATCTGGTATGCATTTTACTGCACCACCACTAATTAATTTAGTTGGTCAAATGCTGTTAGGAATTACCATTGGGGAATATTGGGGAGATAAACCCAGCTTCAATCCCAAAACTATCGGCTATGCAGTCATGTCTGTAGCCATGACTTTAATTGCAGGTGCGATCGCTGCTATGCTGGCAATGCAATTAACTGCTTGGGATTGGTTAACTTGTCTATTGGTGACAGCCCCAGGAGGTTCCGCAGAAATGATTCTCGTTGCTTTGGTATTAAATCATAATGTGGAAGTGGTTACCGCAGGGCATTTAGTCAGGCTGATTGCCATCAACAGTTCCCTACCCCTTTGGTTATTTCTGTTTCGCCGTCTTAAAAGCCAATCATCGTAG
- a CDS encoding CO2 hydration protein: MTATVDKTTKLPPSKHEFAEVIHRLEAGGSMLPDTPENLMQIIGLYKAYAVPMDFYWRDLLYIAEREFLNPFPFFKYFLPKEYLDRHNHYAGDDADLRIWRGQATAHPELLAFIEKGETGNMPKLFHHLFHDRINMEFAEACMRAMLWHRQMYAPVNQFDAYLDSDEYRANADRAIKAYFKGNPVMLALHKMFPDMFIEQCRQMSYYSNLGLFWEVMAPVFFEMSDIYDEGGFKGVPDAMNFLVNGIFAIAGRPIYHHVYIDGECYEIIPKSKGFTWLYEAALPYVEAVFYRTAPFRGTKSYNAQAGQVPDDQKDFHYGILYADVFPVGTAGIPPTLLMQDMLHFLPQYLVDYYQKYCRGEEDMLIQLGVSFQRSMYNVTSAVIQALRTALLYPLDDTNPKHLQANREFFEAQLNRFTRADYNMRDAARLRDVQRQDYR; this comes from the coding sequence ATGACAGCAACTGTTGATAAAACCACTAAATTACCTCCTTCTAAGCATGAATTTGCCGAAGTAATTCACCGCTTAGAAGCTGGCGGTTCAATGTTGCCAGATACCCCAGAAAACTTAATGCAAATTATCGGTTTGTATAAGGCTTATGCAGTGCCGATGGATTTCTACTGGCGGGATTTACTTTATATTGCTGAACGGGAATTTTTAAACCCCTTTCCCTTCTTTAAATACTTTTTACCTAAAGAGTATTTAGACCGTCATAATCATTATGCTGGTGATGATGCCGATTTAAGAATTTGGCGGGGACAAGCTACAGCCCATCCTGAGTTATTAGCATTTATCGAGAAAGGTGAAACTGGCAATATGCCAAAATTATTTCACCATTTATTCCACGATCGCATTAACATGGAGTTTGCTGAAGCTTGTATGCGGGCTATGCTTTGGCATCGTCAAATGTACGCGCCAGTAAACCAGTTTGACGCTTACCTGGATTCAGACGAATATAGAGCTAACGCCGATCGGGCAATTAAAGCTTACTTCAAAGGCAACCCGGTAATGTTGGCGCTGCACAAAATGTTTCCTGATATGTTCATTGAACAGTGTCGCCAGATGTCATATTACTCTAACCTGGGTTTATTCTGGGAAGTTATGGCACCCGTGTTCTTTGAAATGTCGGATATTTACGACGAAGGCGGGTTTAAAGGTGTCCCCGATGCAATGAACTTTTTAGTAAATGGGATTTTTGCGATCGCAGGTCGTCCAATTTACCATCATGTATATATAGATGGCGAATGCTATGAAATCATTCCCAAATCTAAGGGTTTCACCTGGCTATACGAAGCAGCATTACCTTACGTAGAAGCAGTTTTCTACCGTACAGCACCTTTTAGGGGGACAAAATCTTATAATGCTCAAGCAGGGCAAGTACCTGATGACCAAAAAGACTTCCACTATGGCATTCTCTACGCTGATGTGTTTCCAGTAGGTACTGCTGGTATCCCACCCACATTATTAATGCAAGATATGCTACACTTCTTGCCGCAATATTTGGTTGACTATTACCAAAAATATTGCCGTGGCGAAGAAGATATGTTGATTCAGTTGGGAGTTAGTTTCCAACGTTCCATGTACAATGTAACTTCGGCGGTAATTCAAGCATTACGCACGGCATTGTTATATCCTTTAGATGACACCAATCCCAAGCATTTACAAGCAAACCGGGAATTTTTTGAAGCCCAGTTAAACCGCTTTACCCGTGCTGATTACAATATGCGCGATGCTGCACGTTTACGGGATGTTCAACGTCAAGACTATAGGTAA
- a CDS encoding CDP-alcohol phosphatidyltransferase family protein, protein MNLKLIPSGLVLFRFLIAPLLLWDALDGKTSIWFIVGFVAAFLSDIFDGIIARRLGVSTAELRQADSWADVCLFSCIFVSAWLVHQDVLIAYQLPLLTVVFAQLIWWIVNLVKYGKPASYHTYSAKFWGITLAIAIISLFGFNYAGIFLWLTCIAGVVYSIEEIAMTMILPVWTHDVLSIFHALKLREQLLIQKDEIAS, encoded by the coding sequence ATGAACCTGAAATTAATTCCCAGTGGACTAGTGTTATTTCGCTTTTTAATTGCACCTTTGCTCCTCTGGGATGCCCTTGATGGTAAAACTAGTATTTGGTTCATCGTTGGCTTTGTCGCCGCCTTCCTCTCAGATATTTTTGATGGCATTATTGCCCGGAGACTTGGTGTGAGTACTGCCGAATTAAGACAAGCTGATAGCTGGGCTGATGTGTGCCTTTTTAGTTGCATATTTGTGAGTGCTTGGCTAGTACATCAAGATGTTTTAATTGCTTATCAATTGCCTTTACTCACAGTTGTATTTGCTCAGTTGATATGGTGGATAGTGAATTTAGTGAAATATGGTAAGCCTGCTAGCTATCACACCTACTCAGCTAAATTTTGGGGTATCACTCTAGCCATTGCCATTATTTCTTTATTCGGCTTTAACTATGCAGGAATTTTTCTTTGGCTAACTTGTATTGCTGGGGTAGTCTACAGTATCGAAGAAATTGCCATGACAATGATTCTGCCTGTGTGGACACATGATGTTTTAAGCATTTTTCACGCCCTAAAATTACGCGAACAACTATTAATACAAAAAGACGAAATTGCATCATAG
- a CDS encoding NADH-quinone oxidoreductase subunit M, whose amino-acid sequence MLSVLIWLPILAAAIIAVIPKKLPANTVRLSALYFAAIVLLWNIFILFKFDISNPGMQFQENLPWNETLGLSYQLGVDGLSILMLVLNSLLTWIAIYSSSKETQRPRLFYSLILLVSGGVAGAFLAENLLLFFLFYELELIPFYLLISIWGGEKRGYAGIKFLIYTAVSGALILATFLGMVWLTGSTSFAFDAVSTQTLAPVLQFLLLAGIILGFGIKIPLVPFHTWLPDAYVEASAPIAILLGGVLAKLGTYGLLRFGMGMFPEAWSTFAPTLAIWGAVSAIYGAVVAIAQKDIKRMVAYSSIGHMGYILLAGAASTSLALVGAVAQMFSHGLILAILFHLVGVVETKVGTRELDKLNGLMSPIRGLPLISALLVLSGMASAGIPGLTGFIAEFIVFQGSFSAFPISTILCVVASGLTAVYFVILLNRTCFGRLDNSAYYPKVEWFEKTPALILAALIIFLGVQPTWLVRWSEPTTTAMVAAIPAIEKTVNSEIAVKP is encoded by the coding sequence ATGTTAAGTGTTCTGATTTGGCTCCCGATTTTGGCGGCGGCGATTATCGCAGTCATACCTAAAAAATTACCTGCCAATACTGTAAGGTTAAGCGCCTTATATTTCGCTGCTATAGTTCTACTTTGGAATATTTTTATTCTGTTTAAATTTGATATCAGCAACCCAGGGATGCAATTTCAAGAGAATCTACCTTGGAATGAAACTCTCGGTTTGAGCTATCAATTAGGTGTTGATGGGCTTTCGATATTGATGCTGGTTTTAAATAGCCTACTTACTTGGATTGCTATTTACAGCAGCAGCAAAGAAACTCAAAGACCAAGGTTATTTTACTCGCTAATTTTATTAGTGAGTGGTGGGGTAGCAGGTGCATTTTTAGCAGAGAATTTACTGCTATTCTTCTTGTTCTACGAACTAGAATTAATTCCCTTCTATCTACTAATTTCCATTTGGGGAGGGGAAAAACGCGGTTATGCAGGGATTAAATTCCTGATTTACACTGCTGTTTCTGGGGCATTAATCTTAGCAACTTTCTTGGGTATGGTGTGGCTAACTGGTTCTACCAGCTTTGCCTTTGATGCGGTTTCTACGCAAACTCTAGCGCCTGTATTACAATTCCTGTTGTTAGCCGGAATTATCTTAGGTTTTGGCATCAAAATTCCCTTGGTTCCTTTCCATACTTGGTTACCTGATGCTTATGTCGAAGCTTCTGCACCAATTGCGATTTTGTTGGGTGGTGTGTTAGCAAAGCTAGGAACCTACGGGCTGTTAAGGTTTGGAATGGGAATGTTTCCCGAAGCTTGGAGTACCTTTGCACCAACATTGGCAATTTGGGGTGCAGTGAGTGCAATATACGGGGCTGTAGTAGCGATCGCGCAAAAAGATATCAAGCGCATGGTAGCATACAGTTCTATTGGTCACATGGGTTACATTCTGCTAGCTGGTGCTGCTAGTACTTCCCTAGCGCTAGTTGGTGCTGTTGCCCAAATGTTTAGCCACGGTTTAATTCTCGCTATTTTGTTCCATTTGGTGGGAGTTGTTGAAACCAAAGTAGGAACAAGGGAGTTAGATAAACTCAATGGTTTAATGAGTCCGATTCGGGGTTTACCTTTAATTAGTGCTTTGCTTGTATTAAGTGGAATGGCGAGTGCTGGTATTCCCGGTTTAACAGGATTTATTGCAGAATTTATTGTATTCCAAGGAAGTTTCTCAGCGTTTCCCATCTCCACAATCTTGTGTGTAGTTGCGAGTGGTTTAACTGCGGTTTATTTTGTGATTCTTCTCAACCGTACCTGTTTTGGTAGACTCGATAATTCAGCTTACTATCCCAAAGTCGAATGGTTTGAGAAAACACCTGCGTTAATTTTGGCAGCTTTAATCATCTTTTTGGGAGTGCAACCAACTTGGTTAGTACGTTGGAGTGAACCCACAACTACCGCAATGGTGGCTGCTATTCCTGCAATAGAAAAAACCGTTAACTCGGAAATTGCTGTAAAACCATAA
- a CDS encoding carbonic anhydrase: MKKQYNQTNFSRRNLLKIGAGAVGSGVLAAGLGSNLAAPERVSAQDKKDITPDAALKELLDGNDRFVKAKKRNPHQNLKRLQEVAKGQNPFASILGCADSRVPSEIVFDQGLGDLFVCRVAGNIATPEETGSLEFGSLVLGAKLILVVGHERCGAVAATIKGAAVPGEIGSLLAAIKPAVDQSQDKPGDKLENACKANILLQVEKLKSSPVLAGLIKENKLKIVGGYYDLDTGKVSLVS, translated from the coding sequence ATGAAAAAGCAATATAACCAAACTAATTTTTCTCGTAGAAATTTACTGAAAATAGGTGCAGGTGCAGTTGGTAGCGGAGTATTAGCAGCCGGATTAGGTTCCAATTTGGCTGCACCAGAAAGAGTCTCGGCGCAAGATAAAAAAGATATTACACCTGATGCTGCACTCAAAGAATTGCTAGATGGCAATGATCGGTTTGTCAAAGCCAAAAAACGTAATCCCCATCAAAACTTGAAACGCTTGCAGGAAGTTGCAAAAGGGCAAAATCCCTTTGCATCAATTCTTGGTTGTGCAGATTCCCGAGTACCTTCAGAAATAGTTTTTGACCAGGGATTAGGTGATTTATTTGTTTGTCGTGTAGCTGGTAATATTGCTACACCAGAAGAAACTGGTAGCCTCGAATTTGGTAGCTTAGTTTTAGGTGCCAAACTAATTTTAGTAGTAGGTCATGAAAGATGCGGGGCTGTAGCTGCCACGATTAAAGGTGCCGCAGTGCCAGGAGAAATTGGGAGTTTATTAGCTGCTATTAAACCCGCTGTAGATCAATCTCAAGATAAACCTGGGGATAAATTAGAAAATGCTTGCAAGGCTAACATTTTATTGCAAGTTGAGAAGTTGAAATCATCTCCAGTGCTTGCTGGTTTAATCAAAGAAAACAAACTGAAAATAGTCGGTGGTTATTACGATTTAGACACTGGCAAAGTTAGTTTAGTTAGTTAG
- a CDS encoding NAD(P)H-quinone oxidoreductase subunit F, with protein sequence MAQFLLETVWLVPCYALIGGLLAVPWSPGIIRRTGPRPAGYVNLVMTSLAFLHSAIAFIATWNQPPVEVFIPWLSTAGLNLTIALEISSISVGALTVITGLNCLAQIYAIGYMEMDWGWGRFYSLLGLFEAGLCALVLCNSLFFSYVILEVLTLGTYLLVGLWFSQPLVVSGARDAFLTKRVGDLFLLMGVLGLWPLAGTWNYTELAEWATTANVDPTVITLVGLALIAGPMGKCAQFPLHLWLDEAMEGPVPSTILRNSVVVASGAWVLIKLQPVLTLSPFVSSALVAIGAVTAIGASLIAIAQIDIKRCQSYSVSAYMGLVFIAVGTRQDEAALLLVLANAVSSALLVMSTGGIIWNSITQNVTQLGGLWSRRPISAIAFIVGTLGLIGFPPLGGFWALMELIDGLWGTQPLLVGVVITVNALTAVSLTREFGLIFAGKPKQMSERSPEVHWPMVLPMVILLGFVLHLPLVLQSLSLLPSWVILNKDVALLLIWSSVFGCGVTGVIYLGNIPKPIRLPWKPLQDLLAYDFYTPKIYRMTIIFSVAQLSKFADMLDRFVVDGIVNLVGLFSLLTGEGLKYSTSGQTQFYAFTVLLGVGVFGMWVTWPFWGVQFLDLMF encoded by the coding sequence ATGGCTCAGTTTCTCTTAGAGACTGTATGGCTAGTTCCGTGCTATGCCTTAATAGGTGGGCTTTTAGCCGTTCCTTGGTCACCGGGGATCATTCGCCGTACTGGCCCAAGACCGGCTGGTTATGTCAATTTGGTCATGACATCTCTGGCGTTTTTGCATAGTGCGATCGCATTTATTGCTACTTGGAATCAACCACCTGTAGAGGTATTTATTCCTTGGCTGTCTACTGCTGGATTAAATCTTACCATCGCTTTAGAAATTTCTTCTATTAGTGTGGGAGCATTGACTGTCATCACTGGCTTAAATTGTTTAGCGCAAATTTATGCCATTGGTTACATGGAAATGGATTGGGGCTGGGGACGCTTCTATTCTCTCTTAGGATTATTTGAAGCGGGATTGTGCGCCCTGGTTTTGTGTAATAGCCTGTTCTTTAGTTATGTAATTCTGGAAGTTCTGACTTTAGGAACTTACTTGCTAGTCGGGTTATGGTTTAGTCAGCCGTTGGTAGTTAGCGGTGCTAGAGATGCTTTCCTGACCAAACGGGTGGGTGACTTGTTCCTCCTGATGGGTGTACTGGGGTTATGGCCTTTAGCTGGAACTTGGAATTACACAGAATTAGCTGAATGGGCGACAACTGCAAATGTTGACCCCACTGTGATTACATTAGTAGGTTTAGCCTTGATTGCCGGGCCAATGGGTAAATGCGCCCAATTCCCCCTGCATTTGTGGTTGGATGAGGCGATGGAAGGCCCTGTTCCCAGTACAATTTTGCGGAACTCGGTGGTGGTTGCAAGTGGTGCGTGGGTATTAATTAAACTGCAACCAGTGTTAACTTTGTCACCTTTCGTTTCCTCCGCTTTGGTCGCAATTGGTGCAGTTACAGCCATTGGTGCTTCCTTAATTGCGATCGCCCAAATTGATATTAAACGCTGTCAATCCTATTCTGTCAGCGCTTACATGGGCTTGGTGTTTATCGCGGTAGGTACAAGACAAGATGAAGCAGCATTGTTGTTAGTACTAGCTAATGCGGTATCATCTGCACTACTAGTAATGAGTACTGGCGGCATTATCTGGAACAGCATTACCCAAAATGTTACCCAGTTGGGTGGGTTATGGTCACGTCGTCCCATATCTGCGATCGCTTTTATTGTGGGAACATTGGGATTAATTGGCTTTCCACCCCTAGGCGGCTTTTGGGCGTTGATGGAATTAATCGATGGACTGTGGGGAACTCAACCTTTATTGGTGGGTGTGGTGATAACTGTCAACGCTTTAACGGCTGTGAGTTTAACCAGAGAATTCGGTTTGATTTTTGCTGGTAAACCCAAACAGATGAGTGAGCGATCGCCTGAAGTACATTGGCCTATGGTGTTGCCAATGGTGATTTTACTAGGCTTTGTCTTGCATCTGCCATTAGTGTTGCAAAGCTTATCATTACTACCAAGTTGGGTAATTCTGAATAAGGATGTTGCACTGTTATTAATTTGGTCAAGTGTGTTTGGCTGTGGTGTAACTGGCGTAATTTATCTCGGGAATATTCCTAAACCAATTCGCCTACCTTGGAAACCTTTACAAGACTTGTTGGCTTACGATTTTTACACCCCAAAAATCTATCGGATGACGATTATTTTCAGCGTCGCCCAACTTTCTAAATTTGCCGATATGCTCGACCGTTTTGTCGTGGATGGTATTGTAAATTTGGTTGGTTTGTTCTCGCTATTAACTGGCGAAGGTTTGAAATATAGTACATCTGGTCAAACCCAATTTTATGCCTTCACTGTGCTATTAGGCGTTGGTGTATTTGGTATGTGGGTAACTTGGCCATTTTGGGGAGTACAGTTTTTGGATTTAATGTTTTAG
- a CDS encoding type II toxin-antitoxin system RelE family toxin yields the protein MTVFVVMYELALTRKAQKFYEEVDISLVERLNRCFDQLRENPYEHPNIKRLKGKFSGLLRYRVGDWRVVYQVDEAQSLITILLIAHRSDVYQ from the coding sequence TTGACAGTATTCGTCGTCATGTATGAACTAGCGTTAACTCGCAAAGCTCAGAAGTTTTATGAGGAAGTAGATATATCGTTAGTAGAACGTCTGAATCGTTGCTTTGATCAACTGCGAGAAAATCCTTATGAGCATCCCAACATTAAACGCCTCAAAGGTAAATTCTCCGGCTTATTGCGCTACAGAGTAGGTGATTGGCGGGTTGTTTATCAAGTAGATGAGGCGCAGTCACTCATCACTATTCTGCTTATAGCCCATCGCAGTGATGTCTATCAGTAA